A single genomic interval of Streptomyces sp. BA2 harbors:
- a CDS encoding serine hydrolase domain-containing protein — protein sequence MPVRRRGLMGVAAGVAMTVAAGAFAAPALAGESGRGAGHGDRHRATQKAMEAAVNEEAPGVTVQVKDRHGTWNSAAGIGDVERQSPRGGHDHYRVGSISKTFLSTVVLQLVAEGELSLDDKVGRWLPGVVEGNGHDGDRITVRQLLNHTSGIYDVLTDPGVQDTVFTEKFLAHRYDTWTPEQHVAIAMRHEPDFDPGEGWNYSNTNYILAGLIIEKVTGEAYADEIRRRIVEPLDLGGTSVPPSTDFRLPEPSSRAYMKLSGAPDATTHDVTELNPSLMGASGGVISNSADLNRFNTALLRGKLLPKKQLAEMKRTVPQGEGDEDEGYGLGLVSRTTKCGTVVWGNGGDVHGSTTMMLSTEDGRHALTANFNSMEGDLFAILNAEFCGK from the coding sequence ATGCCAGTGCGCAGAAGAGGCCTGATGGGCGTGGCCGCGGGGGTGGCCATGACGGTGGCGGCGGGGGCGTTCGCGGCGCCCGCGCTCGCCGGGGAGTCCGGTCGTGGCGCCGGCCACGGCGATCGGCACCGGGCGACGCAGAAGGCGATGGAGGCCGCCGTCAACGAAGAAGCCCCCGGCGTGACGGTCCAGGTGAAGGACAGGCACGGCACCTGGAATTCGGCCGCGGGCATCGGCGACGTCGAACGGCAGAGCCCACGGGGCGGCCACGACCATTACCGCGTCGGCAGCATCAGCAAGACGTTCCTCTCGACAGTGGTGCTGCAACTGGTGGCCGAGGGGGAGCTGAGCCTCGACGACAAGGTGGGGCGGTGGCTGCCGGGCGTCGTCGAGGGCAACGGCCACGACGGCGACCGCATCACGGTGCGCCAGCTCCTCAACCACACCAGCGGGATCTACGACGTACTGACCGACCCCGGCGTCCAGGACACGGTGTTCACCGAGAAGTTCCTCGCACACCGCTACGACACCTGGACCCCCGAGCAGCACGTCGCCATCGCCATGCGCCACGAGCCGGACTTCGACCCCGGCGAGGGCTGGAACTACTCCAACACCAACTACATCCTCGCCGGCCTGATCATCGAGAAGGTGACGGGGGAGGCGTACGCGGACGAGATCCGGCGACGCATCGTCGAGCCGCTGGATCTTGGCGGCACCAGCGTGCCTCCGAGCACGGATTTCCGTCTGCCGGAGCCGAGTTCGCGCGCGTACATGAAACTGTCCGGCGCCCCGGACGCCACGACCCACGATGTGACGGAACTGAACCCGTCCCTGATGGGCGCCTCGGGCGGGGTGATCTCCAACTCGGCGGACCTGAACCGCTTCAACACCGCCCTGCTGCGCGGCAAGCTCCTGCCGAAGAAGCAGCTCGCCGAGATGAAGAGGACCGTCCCGCAGGGGGAGGGCGATGAGGACGAGGGGTACGGGCTCGGCCTGGTGAGCCGCACGACCAAGTGCGGCACGGTCGTCTGGGGGAACGGCGGTGATGTGCACGGCTCGACGACGATGATGCTGTCGACCGAGGACGGCCGTCATGCGCTCACCGCGAACTTCAACAGCATGGAAGGCGACTTGTTCGCGATCCTGAACGCCGAGTTCTGCGGGAAGTGA
- a CDS encoding superoxide dismutase, which translates to MAIYTLPELPYDYAALEPVINPQIVELHHDKHHAAYVKGANDTLEQLEEARDKETWGAINGLEKNLAFHLSGHILHSIYWHNMNSPKDGGGGEPLAADGVGDLADAITESFGSFAKFKAQLTKAAATTQGSGWGVLAYEPLSNRLIVEQVYDHQGNVGQGSTPILVFDAWEHAFYLQYKNQKVDFIDAMWAVVNWQDVAKRYDAAKQRVNSLLLAP; encoded by the coding sequence ATGGCCATTTACACGCTTCCTGAACTTCCGTACGACTACGCGGCGCTCGAGCCGGTCATCAATCCCCAGATCGTCGAGCTGCACCACGACAAGCACCACGCGGCGTACGTGAAGGGCGCGAACGACACCCTTGAGCAGCTGGAGGAGGCGCGCGACAAGGAGACGTGGGGCGCCATCAACGGCCTGGAGAAGAACCTGGCCTTCCACCTCTCCGGCCACATCCTGCACAGCATCTACTGGCACAACATGAACAGCCCGAAGGACGGTGGCGGCGGCGAGCCGCTGGCCGCGGACGGTGTGGGCGACCTCGCGGACGCGATCACCGAGTCCTTCGGCTCCTTCGCCAAGTTCAAGGCCCAGCTGACCAAGGCCGCGGCGACCACGCAGGGTTCGGGCTGGGGCGTGCTCGCCTACGAGCCGCTCAGCAACCGCCTCATCGTCGAGCAGGTCTACGACCACCAGGGCAACGTCGGCCAGGGCTCGACGCCGATCCTGGTCTTCGACGCCTGGGAGCACGCCTTCTATCTGCAGTACAAGAACCAGAAGGTCGACTTCATCGACGCCATGTGGGCCGTCGTCAACTGGCAGGACGTGGCCAAGCGTTACGACGCCGCGAAGCAGCGCGTGAACAGCCTGCTGCTCGCTCCCTGA
- a CDS encoding mycothiol-dependent nitroreductase Rv2466c family protein has protein sequence MSENGKSGKTPVDFWFDPLCPWAWMTSRWMLEVEKVRDVEVRWHVMSLAVLKEDRLDELPEDYRDMLENKAWGPVRVVIAAQQKHGDEYTGKLYTALGTRFHNQGEGSTREAIVAALKDVGLPEDLADYADSDEYDTQLRASHQEGIDKVGQDVGTPVIAVPGADGEQVAFFGPVVTPAPKGEAAAKLWDGTLLVASTPGFYEIKRTRTQGPVFD, from the coding sequence ATGTCCGAGAACGGCAAGTCCGGCAAGACCCCTGTTGACTTCTGGTTCGACCCGCTGTGCCCGTGGGCCTGGATGACCTCGCGCTGGATGCTCGAGGTGGAGAAGGTCCGCGACGTCGAGGTCCGCTGGCATGTCATGAGCCTCGCCGTACTGAAGGAGGACAGGCTCGACGAGCTGCCCGAGGACTACCGCGACATGCTGGAGAACAAGGCCTGGGGGCCGGTCCGCGTGGTCATCGCCGCCCAGCAGAAGCACGGCGACGAGTACACCGGCAAGCTCTACACCGCCCTCGGCACCCGCTTCCACAACCAGGGCGAGGGCTCGACCCGCGAGGCGATCGTCGCCGCGCTCAAGGACGTCGGCCTGCCCGAGGACCTCGCGGACTACGCGGACTCGGACGAGTACGACACCCAGCTGCGCGCCTCCCACCAGGAGGGCATCGACAAGGTCGGCCAGGACGTGGGCACGCCTGTCATCGCGGTCCCGGGCGCGGACGGCGAGCAGGTCGCCTTCTTCGGCCCCGTCGTGACGCCCGCCCCCAAGGGCGAGGCGGCGGCGAAGCTGTGGGACGGCACACTCCTCGTGGCGTCCACGCCGGGCTTCTACGAGATCAAGCGGACGCGTACGCAGGGGCCGGTCTTCGACTGA
- the pepN gene encoding aminopeptidase N, with amino-acid sequence MPGENLSRDEAQERAALLSVDGYEVFLDLRSAIGESDQEPRTFRSVTTLRFRSAEPGATSFADLIAPSVTALSLNGRDLDPSEVFDGTRITLEDLAAENELVVDAQCAYSRTGEGMHRFVDPEDGEVYLYTQYEPADSRRVFANFEQPDLKAPFRFEVQAPEGWTAWSNGAGELTDGVWKFAETKPISTYITAIVAGPYHYVTDSYSRTFDDGTTLDIPLGAMCRKGLAKHFDADDVFLVTKQGLDFFHDNFDYPYPFGKYDQAFVPEYNLGAMENPGCVTFREEFIFRGKVTQASYERRANVILHEMAHMWFGDLVTMRWWDDLWLKESFADFMGSFSMVEATRFTNGWITFANNRKAWAYRADQLPSTHPVTADIRDLEDAKLNFDGITYAKGASVLKQLVAYAGRDAFLEGARRYFKRHAYGNTRLGDLLSVLEETSGRDMASWSRAWLETAGVNSLTPQVLLNAEGRITELSVVQEAAESDPELRPHRVAVGLYRRTPEGELTRYARAELDVEGPRTIVSELAGEEAPDLVLVNDDDLTYCKIRFDETSLDTLRTHLGDLTDPLARALCWSALWNLTRDALMPARDFIGLVLRFAGRESDIGVLQMLHTWADSALTFYAAPEWREEGGRALAEGALRELRIAEPGSQHQLTWARFFAAVASSAADLQLLQGLLEGTAKIDGLDVDQELRWSLLGPLAAHGVADERALAAELVRDDTASGKRHQVRCLAARPSEAVKAQAWASVVESDSLSNALVAATISGFAQSSQRELIAPYAPLYFAAIERVWAERSIQIGMDVVKGLFPLLQDDQGTLDAADLWLASHESAAPALRRLVLEARDDLARSLRAQGCDSAAAS; translated from the coding sequence GTGCCCGGTGAGAATCTTTCCCGCGACGAGGCCCAGGAAAGGGCCGCGCTGTTGTCCGTCGACGGGTACGAGGTCTTTCTCGACCTGCGCTCCGCGATCGGCGAGAGCGACCAGGAGCCGCGCACGTTCCGCTCCGTCACGACCCTCCGCTTCCGCTCGGCCGAACCGGGCGCCACGAGCTTCGCCGACCTGATCGCCCCGAGCGTCACCGCGCTCTCCCTCAACGGCAGGGACCTGGACCCCTCCGAGGTCTTCGACGGCACCAGGATCACGCTGGAGGACCTGGCCGCGGAGAACGAACTGGTGGTGGACGCCCAGTGCGCCTACAGCCGTACCGGCGAGGGCATGCACCGCTTCGTCGACCCGGAGGACGGCGAGGTCTATCTCTACACGCAGTATGAGCCCGCGGACTCCCGGCGCGTCTTCGCCAACTTCGAGCAGCCCGACCTGAAGGCACCCTTCCGTTTCGAGGTGCAGGCTCCGGAGGGGTGGACCGCCTGGTCGAACGGCGCGGGTGAACTGACCGACGGCGTATGGAAGTTCGCCGAGACGAAGCCGATCTCGACGTACATCACGGCGATCGTCGCGGGTCCTTACCACTACGTGACGGACTCCTACAGCCGCACCTTCGACGACGGCACGACGCTGGACATCCCGCTCGGCGCGATGTGCAGGAAGGGCCTCGCGAAGCACTTCGACGCGGACGACGTCTTCCTGGTCACCAAGCAGGGGCTCGACTTCTTCCACGACAACTTCGACTACCCCTACCCCTTCGGGAAGTACGACCAGGCCTTCGTGCCCGAGTACAACCTGGGCGCGATGGAGAACCCCGGCTGTGTGACGTTCCGCGAGGAGTTCATCTTCCGCGGCAAGGTGACCCAGGCGTCGTACGAGCGCCGGGCCAACGTCATCCTGCACGAGATGGCGCACATGTGGTTCGGCGACCTCGTCACCATGCGCTGGTGGGACGACCTGTGGCTCAAGGAGTCCTTCGCCGACTTCATGGGCTCCTTCTCGATGGTCGAGGCGACGCGCTTCACCAACGGCTGGATCACCTTCGCCAACAACCGCAAGGCGTGGGCCTACCGCGCCGACCAGCTGCCGTCCACGCACCCGGTCACGGCCGACATCCGCGACCTGGAGGACGCCAAGCTCAACTTCGACGGGATCACGTACGCGAAGGGCGCATCGGTACTGAAGCAGCTCGTCGCCTACGCCGGACGTGACGCGTTCCTCGAGGGCGCCCGGCGCTACTTCAAGCGGCACGCGTACGGGAACACCCGGCTCGGTGACCTTCTGTCGGTCCTGGAAGAGACCTCCGGGCGCGACATGGCGTCCTGGTCGCGGGCGTGGCTGGAGACGGCGGGCGTCAACTCCCTGACGCCGCAGGTCCTGCTGAACGCGGAGGGCCGGATCACCGAGCTCTCCGTGGTCCAGGAGGCCGCCGAGTCGGACCCCGAACTGCGGCCGCACCGCGTGGCGGTGGGCCTGTACCGCCGCACGCCCGAGGGCGAGCTGACGCGGTACGCGCGCGCGGAGCTGGACGTCGAGGGGCCGCGCACCATCGTGTCCGAGCTGGCCGGCGAGGAGGCTCCCGATCTCGTCCTGGTCAACGACGACGACCTGACGTACTGCAAGATCCGCTTCGACGAGACCTCCCTCGACACGCTGCGGACGCACCTCGGCGACCTCACCGATCCCCTGGCCCGCGCACTGTGCTGGTCCGCGCTGTGGAACCTCACCCGGGACGCACTCATGCCCGCGCGGGACTTCATCGGTCTCGTGCTGCGGTTCGCGGGGCGCGAGAGCGACATCGGTGTGCTTCAGATGCTGCACACCTGGGCGGACTCGGCCCTTACCTTCTACGCGGCCCCCGAATGGCGCGAGGAGGGCGGGCGCGCGCTCGCCGAGGGCGCGCTGCGGGAGCTGCGGATCGCGGAGCCCGGCAGCCAGCATCAGCTGACGTGGGCGAGGTTCTTCGCCGCGGTGGCCTCGTCGGCGGCCGATCTCCAGCTGCTCCAGGGGCTGCTCGAAGGGACGGCGAAGATCGACGGCCTGGACGTCGACCAGGAGCTGCGCTGGTCCTTGCTGGGCCCGCTGGCCGCGCACGGCGTCGCCGACGAGCGGGCGCTCGCCGCCGAGCTGGTCCGGGACGACACGGCTTCGGGCAAGCGGCATCAGGTGCGCTGCCTGGCCGCGCGGCCCTCCGAAGCGGTCAAGGCGCAGGCGTGGGCCTCCGTGGTGGAGTCCGACTCCCTGTCCAACGCGCTGGTGGCGGCGACGATTTCGGGCTTCGCCCAGTCGTCGCAGCGGGAGCTGATCGCTCCGTACGCTCCCCTGTACTTCGCCGCCATCGAGCGGGTGTGGGCCGAGCGGTCCATCCAGATCGGGATGGACGTGGTGAAGGGCCTTTTCCCCCTCCTCCAGGACGATCAGGGGACCTTGGACGCGGCGGACCTGTGGCTCGCTTCCCACGAGTCGGCCGCGCCCGCGCTGCGGCGGCTCGTCCTTGAGGCACGGGACGACCTTGCGCGGTCGCTGCGGGCGCAGGGCTGCGACTCGGCTGCCGCTTCCTAG
- a CDS encoding amino acid permease encodes MSRTSTPQDASTDEAPEAPKVDSPLVHGLKQRHLSMIALGGVIGAGLFVGSGAGIAAAGPSIVLAYAISGALVMLVMRMLGEMSAANPASGSFSVHAERAIGPWAGFTAGWGFWFLLCVAVGLEGIGAAKIMVGWFPDSPEWAWVALFMLVFCGANLTAVKNFGEFEFWFAALKVGAIALFLGIGVLAILGILPGSDVSAPGTANLTGEGGFMPNGTDGLIIGLLASVFAYGGLETVTIAAAESKNPVQSVAKAVRTAMWRIALFYVGSMLVVVTLLPWDNKEVVAKGPYVATLDHLGIPGAGQIMNVIVLIALLSAMNANIYGASRMSYSLIARGQGPKVLGRVDNGVPRLAVLASSVFGFVCVLLSYWRPDDVFPWLLNMIGAMILVVWIFIAVSQLILRRRTEREEPEKLVVKMWAYPFLTWIALAAMAYIFYLMTEQPDTRKQLLATGTLTLVLAVIGFVRQKTAEKRAAVAAE; translated from the coding sequence ATGTCTCGGACGTCCACCCCCCAGGACGCATCAACCGACGAGGCCCCCGAGGCCCCCAAGGTCGATTCACCGCTCGTCCACGGCCTCAAGCAGCGGCATCTCTCCATGATCGCCCTCGGTGGCGTCATCGGAGCGGGCCTCTTCGTGGGCTCCGGAGCGGGCATCGCCGCGGCCGGACCTTCGATCGTCCTCGCCTACGCGATATCCGGCGCGCTCGTCATGCTCGTGATGCGCATGCTCGGTGAGATGTCGGCGGCGAACCCGGCGTCCGGCTCCTTCTCGGTCCACGCCGAGCGGGCGATCGGCCCGTGGGCGGGCTTCACCGCCGGCTGGGGCTTCTGGTTCCTGCTCTGCGTCGCCGTCGGCCTCGAAGGCATCGGCGCCGCGAAGATCATGGTGGGCTGGTTCCCCGACAGCCCCGAGTGGGCCTGGGTCGCGCTCTTCATGCTGGTGTTCTGCGGGGCCAACCTGACGGCCGTGAAGAACTTCGGCGAGTTCGAGTTCTGGTTCGCCGCCCTCAAGGTCGGCGCGATCGCGCTCTTCCTGGGCATCGGCGTCCTGGCGATCCTCGGCATCCTGCCCGGCTCGGACGTCTCCGCGCCCGGCACGGCCAACCTCACCGGTGAGGGCGGCTTCATGCCGAACGGCACGGACGGCCTGATCATCGGCCTCCTCGCGTCCGTCTTCGCGTACGGCGGTCTGGAGACCGTCACGATCGCGGCCGCGGAGTCGAAGAACCCGGTCCAGAGCGTCGCCAAGGCCGTGCGCACGGCGATGTGGCGCATCGCCCTCTTCTACGTCGGCTCGATGCTCGTCGTCGTCACGCTGCTCCCCTGGGACAACAAGGAGGTCGTGGCGAAGGGCCCGTACGTCGCCACCCTCGACCACCTGGGCATCCCCGGCGCCGGCCAGATCATGAACGTCATCGTCCTGATCGCCCTGCTCTCCGCGATGAACGCCAACATCTACGGCGCTTCGCGCATGTCGTACTCCCTGATCGCGCGCGGCCAGGGCCCCAAGGTGCTCGGCCGCGTCGACAACGGCGTCCCGCGCCTCGCGGTCCTCGCATCCTCGGTCTTCGGCTTCGTCTGCGTCCTGCTCAGCTACTGGCGCCCGGACGACGTCTTCCCGTGGCTCCTGAACATGATCGGCGCGATGATCCTGGTCGTCTGGATCTTCATCGCCGTCTCGCAGCTGATCCTGCGCCGCAGGACGGAGCGCGAGGAGCCCGAGAAGCTGGTCGTGAAGATGTGGGCCTACCCGTTCCTGACGTGGATCGCCCTGGCCGCGATGGCGTACATCTTCTATCTGATGACGGAACAGCCGGACACGCGCAAGCAGCTCCTGGCGACGGGCACGCTGACGCTGGTGCTCGCGGTCATCGGATTCGTACGGCAGAAGACGGCGGAGAAGCGTGCGGCGGTCGCCGCCGAGTAG